A segment of the Malaclemys terrapin pileata isolate rMalTer1 chromosome 1, rMalTer1.hap1, whole genome shotgun sequence genome:
AAGAGTCCTCAAGGTTCAAGTTCTACCAGATAAACACACAGATCATTTAAGACGAGGtcacaggggggaggggaaaaaaaacaacccaaaaactAAACTAAACCCGGCACGGAGATCCCAGGTGGGCACGACGCTCGTCTGGTCTGTGGGACAGCTGGCCACCCACCTAGCGCTTGGAGAGCTCGTGCGATAGCCAGTCCAGTCCGTCATAGAGACCAGTGCCCTGGGTTGCACACGTTGCCTGCACATACCACTGAAAaacaagggaagggaaggaaatcaGGCAGCAGGCAAGACAGAGCAGCTAATGGCGAGAGGTAGCATTTagtgggctgggagccaagcACCCCCAAACCCTAATCCCACTTCAGCTTGTGGTGTGACCCGAGTGCCTCAGTTTTgccctctgtaaaatagggatcagGATCCCACCCTACTGCACTTGGGAAATGAGGATGGATGGGCCAGTTTGTAACATGCCATATATCATGGTCAGCAAGCAAGGTCTCCAGTTCTCTTCAGCCTTATGGGAGACAATTGCTGGAGAACCccgtgggggtgggaaagggaagcAAGACAGAGTTTGGTGCTGATCGGAGAGAGACGGACTGTGCCAGCTAGGGCCAGGCAGAGCGCAAGCTCCATGCACACCGCTCTGCCACGTCACCTCTCAATCCTGCAGCAGCCCTTGCGACCCACACTCCAGGCCCCCTGCTCACAGCTTTGCTTCAGCTTCACAGCCCGTGCGACTGAGCCAAGGAGAGCCGCTGAGACGGGGGAGAGGCGGTCAGAACAGAGCAGTCAGGCGACAATCCCTCCCGCAATCTCCGAGCAGCCTCTCCTGGCAATCGCGGGATCCTGGGTACACTTACGGTTCTGCTGCGGAGTGTCTGCAGACCCAGCTTGTCGGTCAGCTCGCTCACTGCCATGGCATTGGGCATGTCCTGCTTGTTAGCAAACACCAGCAAGACTGCATCCCGCAGCTCGTCCTCCTGCAGCTGGAACGGAGCAGGAAAAACAGCTTAGCCATGGCCGAGCGGGGAGGCCTGTGAAACCAGCCGGCTCTAGCCTACCGCAGTCTCCTAGGGACCAATCCAGAATGACGGGTCGGTGAGAGGGTACTGAAccgggactcaggaaatctggttCAATTCCCACCTCTCCCATAGATGCCatcggtgaccttgggcaagacgcTTCTCTCAGTGCTTCAGTTCCCTAGCTGCTAAAATGGGGGTaaaccctgcctccctccccccattttcacCTGTCTTGTGTATTGGCCCTGTGAGCTCCATGGGCagggtgtctgtgcagcacccagcgcGGTGTGGCCCTGACCTCACATACAATCACAGGACAGACCATTAGCATGTTACAGCTCTAGCGTGAGGGGCTGAATGCTCCAACTTAAAGCTTCTTCAGCTCACTCAGCCACCTCCTCCTGAGCCCTCTGCTGGGGCCCCCCACACCCTTCCAGGTCTGTTCTTGGCCCCCTTCCTCAGCTCCCCTGCATTTCAGTCGTTACCTCTCCATCCCTCCCAGCTTATCCAATGTCTCATTCTCACATCACACCCCACCATCCCCCAGGGTGGCTATGGCAAAAACGGAACCCCTCTTTCTCCAGCTCCACTGGAGTGTGTTCATTCCTCCGCCCTCCAGCCTCCTCGGCTCACACCCAGGCTCTCGGCCTTCTCCCTCGGACAGTCAAACACCTCTGGCTCCAGGGTCACTGGGTGCAAACACCTGCCATGTAGCCATAAGGCAAATATTCATGTATTCTGCACCATGGGCAGCCCCCACTGTGGCTAGTCTCATGCGGGCCTGCTCCCCAACAGAGGCACACGGTCAGGGTTTTGCGCTGTACCAGGGCAAGGTTCTCTCAGATTCAGGAGAGAAGGATTTTTCTAATTGAATGGATTTTCTTTAAATTCAGGTACTAACCGAGCAGCCCACTCCCTCAGCCGGTGTGTCTCCTCAGCCCTATTCTCATGCTACGCACACCTGGAACAGCTCCCTTTTCTTTCCCTCGGGTTAACCAGGCGGTGCTCTAGCCGCACACTCTCTTCTTTGGAGACCAGAGTCAGGCAAGTCAGAACCAACCAACTGCATATGGCACAACACTGCGCTCAGGCACCCCTACACCTTCCTTCGCTGCAGGTCTCAATCAGCCTGTGACCTCACCAGGGCTGGGACCGAGTCTCCTCTCTTCCAGGCACCCACTTTTCCCCAGCCCCTCGTTGTAATGCTTGAGTGCATGTAGTGCTGCTGCCAACTGCCGGAGGGGTGCTTGAAGCCCGAGTTCTCCCAAGACTGGCTTAGGGCAGCAGGCACACAGCTAAGGCTGCAGCTCCACAGAAAGGGAGTAGTACTCGGAGAAAAATCACATACAAAAATTAGCATCAACAGAGAGACCAAGCACTCAAGAGTCAAGGTTTCTCCTGCGATGTTACCTAGGATGTACTGTCCATTCCTGCCAGCCTGGAACGCTCTGGGAGTCTAACCATGGGATACACACCAGCattggagccccattgacttttcaGTAGAAATCTTCACTTTTGGAGTTGCCTGACCGAACACCTGGATTCTCAGCCTTGATGCTCCATTCGAGCCAGTTTTGGTTATTACCAATGGGTGAGACGTCCAGGAAAGCTCAGCATTTTGGTGCACACCAGTAGCCAGGTGCTTGTGACACTTgtgatcagattttcaaagtgagAGCTGCATGTGTATTTCATCATGGGTGCACATGGCACTGTACGGAATAGATCTCTGTCTTGTGGGGCTTATAATCCAAAATTGTCTACAACAGGAGATGAGGGAGTGAGACGGGCAGCAAAACCAGGAATGCGATACTGCTGTAGAGGAGTGGCATTTGAAGAAGcaggttttttgtatttttatagggggtcacagtggacataGGACCCACTGCCCCAGAACAGAGATGACTGGTTGAAATACATACTTTCCATCAGAAAAATGAATTGTATCCCCCTGAAAACACAGGAGAGGACTGGTATTTTATAGCTGGAATGGGACACCAATTATCAAGCCCTCCGCACATGAGAAAGTGTTAACAGTTGTACATTTTAGGGGTAGATGAGTTGGCCTTTTTAGCACATTGGTAGAATGGCCACATGGTAAATGTGTCTATTGGATCTACATGAAGCAGCTTCCCTGTAACACTGATGTTCAACATACGCTGAGGAAACAGTCCCAAGCCGCCCCTTACTTGCAGGCTGGTTTTGACAGCCATTGGTAAGAGACAGCATTCCTAGAAGCCATCCCGTATCCATGCATTCCATGGTTTCAACTAAATATGTCCGTTCAACCCACTCAAAGGCCTTCTCTGCATCCAGAGAGAAAGCTAGACAGGGGCGAACACAAAGACACTTTCTAtacttgacaggtttcagagtagcagccgtgttagtctgtatccgcaaaaagaacaggagtagtgccacaagtactcctgttcttttttctatacTTGGCTCtggttaattttgttttgttttagtaagTGAGTTTAATGTGTCTCACCTATGGTTTTATGGAACATTTCTGGCAGACGCTGGTTTAGTCTAAAGGGATGGCATGGATAGTGTACGCAATTTTGATTTCCGGAACTAGCTGTTAGTACATTTCACCTTGTAGAGGTGAACACAGTAAGATAACCAGGGCCTgtatttcagagatgctgagtactacgttcctattgacttcatgtCTCAGCACCCAAAAGAGTCAGAATGTTAGTCACCCCCGCAGCGCGTCAATAGACAGCAGGCATGGCTATGGAAGAAGCAGTATCGTAAATTTACTCCAAACACAAGGGATTTTGAGGACTGTATAAGTGACCTCTGCCTGCAAGTGTGTCCGTTGTAATAGCATCTAGACTCCTAGTCTCAGGGATAAGCAAATTTGTGAAGCAGGCTCCGCTTGTTTTGAACTCCTGCTCCACACACACCAACTTACCTTGAGATAGGAATTCTACACCGGGCTCTAGCAGAGCCTCGGCCACCCTAGATCCATGTCCTACTAGCCCGgtcagctccttggctttcacacCAGAGAGATCCCATTTAACTAGTATTCTCCACCTTCCCACCAGTCACCACAAGCCTGAAAACCTAGAGAGACAACATGCGGTCTCTCTCCAAACTACCCCCACCGCTCACCATTTTCTGTAGCTCATCTGCAGACTCCTGCACTCTCTCTCGGTCATTGCTGTCCACAACAAATATGAGGCCCTACAGAAGAAAGCAGACAGACATGAGACAGTTCACACAGTGCAGGCACCAATTCCACAGTGAGGGGCACACTACACAAACCCAGAGGAACAAGCCTCTTTCCAACACCATGGAATGGCAACAGAGATCACTGCCAATGTGGCAACCACTTCCCAACCACGCATCTTCTCCAAAGCTATTCTATAGATCAGCAACAAGGGCTTGCATGCATCTTCATTCAATGGAAAACCCCACATCTCTTCTTGCCGCTTCTGCTCGCACAGAGGCCAGGGGGTGGGAAATGCCCTGGGGTAGTTTTCAGACGCCCCACTTTCAGCACCTCGCTGCGCTGAACAAAGGAAGTTACTCATGGCTCAGAGCAGAGACGCCTTCCCTGCCTCATTCTGAAAGAGCCTGACTCAGAGGCAGTGTCGCTTCGCCAGCCTGGTGCAGCAAAGGTGTGGGCAACTCCCGTAACCCCAATGCATGCTGCTGCGTGGGGGGAGCCAGGAGCTGCCTTCCAGCCAAACTCCCTGGTTAAATCATCTCAGGAAGAGGACAACCTGCCACTACCAATGCACAATCAAGCCCTATCCTCTTTATCCATCTCTTTACCAGTGTGACACTGCTACCACCCTTCCCCCGCAAGAAGAGAGATGGGTCAATGGGTCACCCAGAAATGCTGGGAAGGCCAAAGTGATCTAGCTCCTatgagcagggcaggagcagcatccCTGGGACTAGGTCCACGTCTCATCCCCGGTTCTTTGCCATGGAAGCAGTTGCTATCTCCTATCCTgaggcaggcaggggaggggaggcctcAGTGGATCCCTGCACAATAATCATGTCCAgagggctctgcagctcctcccaCCTGTGTGTTCTGGAAGTAGTGTCTCCACAGGGGTCGGATTTTGTCCTGGCCACCTACATCCCAGACGGTGAAGCAGATGTTCTTGTATTCCACTGTCTCAACATTGAATCCTGTGAGAGGAGACAGGGTTTAAGACACAAGCGAGTCTCTGCTGAAGATGGTTCATCACCATGGCAGCCTGAAAACTGGCAGACCACAGACGCGCACTACAGGAAACACCAGCCACTGCCGGCAGAGACACCACAAGATCTCAGGGGATTTTTgagtcggggggagggaggattcaTGGGGTGTGTTTAGTAAGATGAAGGTGCAGTGCAGCACCCTTCTCCTCCCACCAGCActtctggggaaggggtaatggatgatcccccccccccccccgc
Coding sequences within it:
- the ARF5 gene encoding ADP-ribosylation factor 5: MGLTVSAIFSRIFGKKQMRILMVGLDAAGKTTILYKLKLGEIVTTIPTIGFNVETVEYKNICFTVWDVGGQDKIRPLWRHYFQNTQGLIFVVDSNDRERVQESADELQKMLQEDELRDAVLLVFANKQDMPNAMAVSELTDKLGLQTLRSRTWYVQATCATQGTGLYDGLDWLSHELSKR